One window from the genome of Alosa alosa isolate M-15738 ecotype Scorff River chromosome 15, AALO_Geno_1.1, whole genome shotgun sequence encodes:
- the cluha gene encoding clustered mitochondria protein homolog isoform X1 — protein sequence MVSKTDDIPASVPNCNSVDPAEGDTPDSKETTKTSFKDPCGCAHSADTAMMNGNGDHDHSEETDSKQEGSGADADPGEDANEQEVIVIQDTGFTVKIQAPGTEPFDLQVSPQEMVQEIHQVLMDREDTCHRTCFSLQLDGNVLDNFAELKSIEGLQEGSFLKVVEEPYTVREARIHVRHIRDLLKSMDPSDAYNGVDCNSLSFLSVFTDGDLGDSGKRKKKGSELEQIDCTPPEHILPGSKERPLVPLQPQNKDWKPLQCLKVLTMSGWNPPPGNRKMHGDLMYLYIVTAEERHVSITASTRGFYLNQSTTYSFNPKPANPSFLSHSLVELLSQISPAFKKNFTALQKKRVQRHPFERIATPFQVYSWTAPQIDHAMDCVRAEDAYTSRLGYEEHIPGQTRDWNEELQTTRELPRKNLPERLLRERAIFKVHSDFAAAATRGAMAVIDGNVMAINPGEETRMQMFIWNNIFFSLGFDVRDHYRELGGDAAAHAAPTNDLNGVRAYGAVDVEGLYTLGTVVVDYRGYRVTAQSIIPGILEREQEQSVIYGSIDFGKTVVSHPKYLELLEKTSRPLKVQRHPVLNEKEAPVELCSSVECKGIIGNDGRHYILDLLRTFPPDLNFLPVDGEELPPECQRLAYPRQHRHRLACLRQELIEAFVEHRYLLFMKMAALQLMQQKANKENKAAALTDGSNAEPEASPADGPQSAPASEDPAPASDAPTEPATTPSEASQTPESQPAEAETTATVTTTTTTTTTTTTTTTTAAAAEATVPAEALAVTTNGTPEPEGPDGQGRECESPLEGKEAEESIPGLAQAKELAESLAAEDGSSIDPKSREVVLNACKAVGSISDTSFDIRFNPDIFSPGVRFPESSADAIQKQKQLLKDAAAFLVSCQIPSLVKDCLDHSALPMDGTTLTEALHQRGINVRYLGTVLDFVDKTPAKTQLEYFYRIGVSELVTRCAKHIFKTYLQGVELSALSAAVSHFLNCFLSSFPDAVAHLPADELVSRRKNRKRRNRVPGGGDNTAWASLTPVELWKNIVSEAQTYYHFTLHCESVDQAVEKYGLQKSTLLREISVKTGIQILIKEYNFDSRHKPAFTEEDILNIFPVVKHVNPKASDAFHFFQSGQAKVQQGFLKEGCELINEALNLFNNVYGAMHVEICACLRLLARLNYIMGDHPEALNNQQKAVLMSERVLGIEHPNTIQEYMHLALYCFANGQLSTALKLLYRARYLMLVVCGEDHPEMALLDSNIGLVLHGVMEYDLSLRFLENALAINSKYHGLRSLKVALSHHLVARVYESKAEFRSALQHEKEGYTIYKNQVGEAHEKTKESSEYLKYLTQQAVALQRTMNEIYKNGSNASIMPLKFTAPSMASVLEQLNIINGIIFIPLSQKDLENLKAEVQRRQMLQEASKSEEPSEETPMEPEDLPVDD from the exons ATGGTGAGCAAGACAGATGACATCCCGGCGTCAGTTCCAAACTGCAACTCTGTTGATCCCGCAGAAGGAGACACGCCGGACAGCAAAGAGACTACCAAGACATCCTTCAAGGATCCCTGTGGCTGTG CGCACAGTGCCGACACAGCAATGATGAACGGCAATGGGGACCATGACCACAGCGAAGAGACCGACTCCAAGCAAGAGGGCAGCGGTGCCGACGCAGACCCCGGCGAGGATGCCAACGAGCAGGAGGTGATCGTGATCCAGGACACCGGCTTCACTGTCAAGATCCAGGCCCCAGGCACTGAGCCATTTGACCTACAG gTTTCGCCTCAGGAGATGGTGCAGGAGATCCACCAGGTCCTCATGGACCGGGAGGACACCTGCCATCGTACCTGCTTCTCCTTGCAGCTGGACGGGAACGTGCTGGACAACTTTGCTGAACTCAAGTCCATCGAGGGACTACAGGAAGGCTCTTTTCTCAAAGTGGTAGAAG AGCCCTACACAGTACGTGAAGCTCGTATACATGTACGCCACATCAGAGACCTGCTGAAGAGCATGGACCCCTCAGATGCCTACAACGGGGTGGACTGTAACTCGCTCTCCTTTCTAAGTGTCTTCACAGATGGGGATCTGGGAG ATagtggaaagagaaagaagaaaggcaGCGAACTGGAACAGATCGACTGCACCCCTCCTGAGCACATTCTCCCTGGCAGCAAAGAGCGCCCCCTAGTCCCACTCCAGCCACAGAACAAAGACTGGAAG CCACTGCAGTGCCTGAAGGTTCTCACCATGAGTGGCTGGAATCCGCCACCAGGCAACAGAAAGATGCACGGAGACCTGATGTACCTGTATATAGTTACTGCTGAGGAGAGACACGTCAGCATCACAGCGTCCACCCGTGGATTCTACCTCAACCA GTCCACCACCTACTCGTTCAACCCTAAGCCAGCCAACCCCAGCTTCCTGAGCCACTCCCTGGTGGAGCTGCTGAGCCAGATCAGCCCGGCCTTCAAGAAGAACTTCACCGCCCTCCAGAAGAAGAG GGTCCAGAGACATCCGTTTGAGAGAATAGCCACGCCTTTCCAGGTGTACAGCTGGACCGCTCCTCAGATTGACCACGCTATGGACTGTGTGAGAGCAGAAGATGCGTACACATCTCGTTTGGGTTATGAAGAGCACATACCTGGTCAG ACTCGGGACTGGAACGAGGAGCTTCAGACGACCAGAGAACTGCCCCGCAAGAACCTTCCAGAACGACTGCTGAGAGAGCGCGCCATATTTAAG GTCCACAGTGACTTTGCGGCAGCGGCCACCCGCGGCGCCATGGCCGTGATCGACGGCAACGTGATGGCCATCAACCCCGGCGAGGAGACGCGCATGCAGATGTTCATCTGGAACAACATCTTCTTCAGCCTGGGCTTCGACGTGCGCGACCACTACCGCGAGCTGGGCGGCGACGCGGCGGCCCACGCCGCGCCCACCAACGACCTGAACGGCGTGCGCGCCTACGGCGCCGTGGACGTGGAGGGCCTGTACACGCTGGGCACGGTGGTGGTGGACTACCGCGGCTACCGCGTCACGGCGCAGTCCATCATCCCCGGCATCCTGGAGCGCGAGCAGGAGCAGAGCGTCATCTACGGCTCCATCGACTTCGGCAAGACGGTGGTGTCGCACCCCAAGTACCTGGAGCTGCTGGAGAAGACCAGCAGGCCGCTCAAGGTGCAGCGGCACCCCGTGCTCAACGAGAAAGAGGCGCCCGTCGAGCTGTGCTCGTCCGTCGAGTGCAAGGGCATCATCGGCAACGACGGACGCCACTACATCCTGGACCTGCTGCGCACCTTCCCGCCCGACCTCAACTTCCTGCCGGTGGACGGCGAGGAGCTGCCCCCTGAGTGTCAGCGCCTGGCCTACCCACGGCAGCACCGCCACCGCCTGGCCTGCCTCCGACAGGAGCTCATCGAGGCCTTCGTCGAGCACAG GTACCTCCTCTTCATGAAGATGGCAGCACTGCAGCTCATGCAGCAGAAAGCCAACAAGGAGAACAAGGCCGCTGCCTTGACCGACGGCAGCAACGCAGAGCCCGAGGCCTCCCCCGCAGATGGCCCTCAGTCCGCTCCCGCCTCCGAAGACCCCGCGCCCGCCTCTGACGCACCCACCGAACCTGCAACGACCCCTTCCGAGGCCAGCCAGACCCCCGAGTCCCAGCCAGCAGAAGCAGAAACGACCGCaacagtaacaacaacaacaacaacaacaacaacaacaacaacaacaacaacaacagcagcagcagccgaaGCCACAGTGCCGGCCGAGGCTCTGGCCGTGACCACCAACGGCACCCCTGAGCCCGAGGGCCCAGACGGCCAGGGCCGAGAGTGTGAGAGCCCTCTGGAGGGTAAGGAGGCTGAGGAAAGTATCCCGGGCTTAGCCCAGGCCAAAGAGCTGGCAGAGTCCTTAGCAGCGGAAGACGGATCCAGTATTG ACCCCAAAAGCCGCGAGGTCGTTCTCAACGCCTGCAAAGCCGTGGGCTCCATCAGCGACACGTCATTCGACATCCGCTTCAACCCGGACATCTTCTCCCCAG gCGTGCGTTTCCCTGAGAGCAGTGCCGATGCCATCCAGAAACAGAAGCAGCTGCTGAAGGATGCGGCAGCGTTCCTGGTGTCCTGCCAGATCCCCTCGCTG GTTAAAGACTGTTTAGACCACAGTGCTCTGCCTATGGACGGAACCACACTGACCGAAGCTCTTCACCAGCGTGGCATTAATGTGCGCTACCTCGGCACCGTGCTGGACTTTGTGGACAAGACTCCTGCAAAAACACAACTCGAGTACTTCTAT AGAATAGGAGTAAGTGAGTTGGTTACCAGGTGTGCAAAACATATCTTCAAAACATACCTCCAG ggtGTGGAGCTCTCGGCTCTGTCCGCGGCTGTGAGCCACTTCCTCAACTGCTTCCTGAGCTCCTTCCCTGACGCCGTGGCCCATCTGCCGGCCGACGAGCTGGTGTCCCGCCGGAAGAACCGCAAGCGTCGCAACCGAGTCCCAGGCGGAGGAGACAACACCGCCTGGGCCAGCCTCACGCCCGTGGAGCTGTGGAAGAACATCGTCTCCGAAGCACAAACCTACTACCACTTCACACTGCATTG TGAGAGTGTCGACCAGGCAGTGGAGAAGTACGGCCTCCAGAAGTCCACGCTGTTACGAGAGATCTCCGTCAAAACGGGCATCCAG ATCCTGATTAAGGAGTACAACTTCGACAGCCGCCACAAGCCAGCCTTCACCGAGGAGGACATCCTGAACATCTTCCCTGTAGTCAAACACGTCAACCCTAAAGCCTCCGACGCCTTCCACTTCTTCCAGAGTGGACAGGCTAAGGTGCAACAAG GGTTCCTTAAAGAGGGCTGTGAGCTCATCAACGAGGCCTTAAACCTCTTCAACAACGTGTACGGAGCCATGCACGTGGAGATTTGTGCCTGTCTGCGCCTGCTGGCTCGGCTCAACTACATCATGGGGGATCACCCAGAG gcaCTTAACAACCAACAGAAGGCTGTCTtgatgagtgagagagtgctTGGCATTGAGCACCCTAACACAATTCAAGAATAT ATGCACTTGGCTCTTTACTGCTTTGCCAACGGCCAGCTGTCCACTGCCCTGAAGCTGCTGTATCGTGCCCGCTACCTCAtgctggtggtgtgtggggaGGACCATCCCGAGATGGCTCTGTTAGAT AGCAATATTGGCCTGGTGCTGCATGGTGTAATGGAGTATGACTTGTCGCTGCGTTTCCTGGAGAACGCCTTGGCAATTAACTCTAAATACCACGGTCTCCGCTCCCTAAAAGTGGCACTCAG TCACCACCTTGTGGCGAGAGTATACGAGAGTAAGGCGGAATTCCGTTCTGCACTGCAGCATGAGAAAGAGGGCTACACCATATATAAGAACCAG GTGGGAGAAGCCCATGAAAAGACGAAGGAGAGCTCCGAGTATCTGAAGTACCTTACCCAACAAGCCGTGGCCCTCCAGAGAACCATGAACGAGATCTACAAGAATGGTTCCAATGCCAGTATCATGCCACTCAAA TTCACAGCTCCAAGTATGGCCAGTGTGCTTGAGCAGCTGAACATTATCAATGGCATCATCTTTATTCCTCTGAG CCAAAAGGACCTGGAGAACCTAAAGGCCGAGGTCCAGAGGAGGCAGATGCTTCAGGAGGCTAGCAAGAGCGAGGAGCCGTCGGAGGAAACTCCCATGGAGCCAGAGGACCTGCCCGTGGACGATTAA
- the cluha gene encoding clustered mitochondria protein homolog isoform X4 yields the protein MVSKTDDIPASVPNCNSVDPAEGDTPDSKETTKTSFKDPCGCAHSADTAMMNGNGDHDHSEETDSKQEGSGADADPGEDANEQEVIVIQDTGFTVKIQAPGTEPFDLQVSPQEMVQEIHQVLMDREDTCHRTCFSLQLDGNVLDNFAELKSIEGLQEGSFLKVVEEPYTVREARIHVRHIRDLLKSMDPSDAYNGVDCNSLSFLSVFTDGDLGDSGKRKKKGSELEQIDCTPPEHILPGSKERPLVPLQPQNKDWKPLQCLKVLTMSGWNPPPGNRKMHGDLMYLYIVTAEERHVSITASTRGFYLNQSTTYSFNPKPANPSFLSHSLVELLSQISPAFKKNFTALQKKRVQRHPFERIATPFQVYSWTAPQIDHAMDCVRAEDAYTSRLGYEEHIPGQTRDWNEELQTTRELPRKNLPERLLRERAIFKVHSDFAAAATRGAMAVIDGNVMAINPGEETRMQMFIWNNIFFSLGFDVRDHYRELGGDAAAHAAPTNDLNGVRAYGAVDVEGLYTLGTVVVDYRGYRVTAQSIIPGILEREQEQSVIYGSIDFGKTVVSHPKYLELLEKTSRPLKVQRHPVLNEKEAPVELCSSVECKGIIGNDGRHYILDLLRTFPPDLNFLPVDGEELPPECQRLAYPRQHRHRLACLRQELIEAFVEHRYLLFMKMAALQLMQQKANKENKAAALTDGSNAEPEASPADGPQSAPASEDPAPASDAPTEPATTPSEASQTPESQPAEAETTATVTTTTTTTTTTTTTTTTAAAAEATVPAEALAVTTNGTPEPEGPDGQGRECESPLEDPKSREVVLNACKAVGSISDTSFDIRFNPDIFSPGVRFPESSADAIQKQKQLLKDAAAFLVSCQIPSLVKDCLDHSALPMDGTTLTEALHQRGINVRYLGTVLDFVDKTPAKTQLEYFYRIGVSELVTRCAKHIFKTYLQGVELSALSAAVSHFLNCFLSSFPDAVAHLPADELVSRRKNRKRRNRVPGGGDNTAWASLTPVELWKNIVSEAQTYYHFTLHCESVDQAVEKYGLQKSTLLREISVKTGIQILIKEYNFDSRHKPAFTEEDILNIFPVVKHVNPKASDAFHFFQSGQAKVQQGFLKEGCELINEALNLFNNVYGAMHVEICACLRLLARLNYIMGDHPEALNNQQKAVLMSERVLGIEHPNTIQEYMHLALYCFANGQLSTALKLLYRARYLMLVVCGEDHPEMALLDSNIGLVLHGVMEYDLSLRFLENALAINSKYHGLRSLKVALSHHLVARVYESKAEFRSALQHEKEGYTIYKNQVGEAHEKTKESSEYLKYLTQQAVALQRTMNEIYKNGSNASIMPLKFTAPSMASVLEQLNIINGIIFIPLSQKDLENLKAEVQRRQMLQEASKSEEPSEETPMEPEDLPVDD from the exons ATGGTGAGCAAGACAGATGACATCCCGGCGTCAGTTCCAAACTGCAACTCTGTTGATCCCGCAGAAGGAGACACGCCGGACAGCAAAGAGACTACCAAGACATCCTTCAAGGATCCCTGTGGCTGTG CGCACAGTGCCGACACAGCAATGATGAACGGCAATGGGGACCATGACCACAGCGAAGAGACCGACTCCAAGCAAGAGGGCAGCGGTGCCGACGCAGACCCCGGCGAGGATGCCAACGAGCAGGAGGTGATCGTGATCCAGGACACCGGCTTCACTGTCAAGATCCAGGCCCCAGGCACTGAGCCATTTGACCTACAG gTTTCGCCTCAGGAGATGGTGCAGGAGATCCACCAGGTCCTCATGGACCGGGAGGACACCTGCCATCGTACCTGCTTCTCCTTGCAGCTGGACGGGAACGTGCTGGACAACTTTGCTGAACTCAAGTCCATCGAGGGACTACAGGAAGGCTCTTTTCTCAAAGTGGTAGAAG AGCCCTACACAGTACGTGAAGCTCGTATACATGTACGCCACATCAGAGACCTGCTGAAGAGCATGGACCCCTCAGATGCCTACAACGGGGTGGACTGTAACTCGCTCTCCTTTCTAAGTGTCTTCACAGATGGGGATCTGGGAG ATagtggaaagagaaagaagaaaggcaGCGAACTGGAACAGATCGACTGCACCCCTCCTGAGCACATTCTCCCTGGCAGCAAAGAGCGCCCCCTAGTCCCACTCCAGCCACAGAACAAAGACTGGAAG CCACTGCAGTGCCTGAAGGTTCTCACCATGAGTGGCTGGAATCCGCCACCAGGCAACAGAAAGATGCACGGAGACCTGATGTACCTGTATATAGTTACTGCTGAGGAGAGACACGTCAGCATCACAGCGTCCACCCGTGGATTCTACCTCAACCA GTCCACCACCTACTCGTTCAACCCTAAGCCAGCCAACCCCAGCTTCCTGAGCCACTCCCTGGTGGAGCTGCTGAGCCAGATCAGCCCGGCCTTCAAGAAGAACTTCACCGCCCTCCAGAAGAAGAG GGTCCAGAGACATCCGTTTGAGAGAATAGCCACGCCTTTCCAGGTGTACAGCTGGACCGCTCCTCAGATTGACCACGCTATGGACTGTGTGAGAGCAGAAGATGCGTACACATCTCGTTTGGGTTATGAAGAGCACATACCTGGTCAG ACTCGGGACTGGAACGAGGAGCTTCAGACGACCAGAGAACTGCCCCGCAAGAACCTTCCAGAACGACTGCTGAGAGAGCGCGCCATATTTAAG GTCCACAGTGACTTTGCGGCAGCGGCCACCCGCGGCGCCATGGCCGTGATCGACGGCAACGTGATGGCCATCAACCCCGGCGAGGAGACGCGCATGCAGATGTTCATCTGGAACAACATCTTCTTCAGCCTGGGCTTCGACGTGCGCGACCACTACCGCGAGCTGGGCGGCGACGCGGCGGCCCACGCCGCGCCCACCAACGACCTGAACGGCGTGCGCGCCTACGGCGCCGTGGACGTGGAGGGCCTGTACACGCTGGGCACGGTGGTGGTGGACTACCGCGGCTACCGCGTCACGGCGCAGTCCATCATCCCCGGCATCCTGGAGCGCGAGCAGGAGCAGAGCGTCATCTACGGCTCCATCGACTTCGGCAAGACGGTGGTGTCGCACCCCAAGTACCTGGAGCTGCTGGAGAAGACCAGCAGGCCGCTCAAGGTGCAGCGGCACCCCGTGCTCAACGAGAAAGAGGCGCCCGTCGAGCTGTGCTCGTCCGTCGAGTGCAAGGGCATCATCGGCAACGACGGACGCCACTACATCCTGGACCTGCTGCGCACCTTCCCGCCCGACCTCAACTTCCTGCCGGTGGACGGCGAGGAGCTGCCCCCTGAGTGTCAGCGCCTGGCCTACCCACGGCAGCACCGCCACCGCCTGGCCTGCCTCCGACAGGAGCTCATCGAGGCCTTCGTCGAGCACAG GTACCTCCTCTTCATGAAGATGGCAGCACTGCAGCTCATGCAGCAGAAAGCCAACAAGGAGAACAAGGCCGCTGCCTTGACCGACGGCAGCAACGCAGAGCCCGAGGCCTCCCCCGCAGATGGCCCTCAGTCCGCTCCCGCCTCCGAAGACCCCGCGCCCGCCTCTGACGCACCCACCGAACCTGCAACGACCCCTTCCGAGGCCAGCCAGACCCCCGAGTCCCAGCCAGCAGAAGCAGAAACGACCGCaacagtaacaacaacaacaacaacaacaacaacaacaacaacaacaacaacaacagcagcagcagccgaaGCCACAGTGCCGGCCGAGGCTCTGGCCGTGACCACCAACGGCACCCCTGAGCCCGAGGGCCCAGACGGCCAGGGCCGAGAGTGTGAGAGCCCTCTGGAGG ACCCCAAAAGCCGCGAGGTCGTTCTCAACGCCTGCAAAGCCGTGGGCTCCATCAGCGACACGTCATTCGACATCCGCTTCAACCCGGACATCTTCTCCCCAG gCGTGCGTTTCCCTGAGAGCAGTGCCGATGCCATCCAGAAACAGAAGCAGCTGCTGAAGGATGCGGCAGCGTTCCTGGTGTCCTGCCAGATCCCCTCGCTG GTTAAAGACTGTTTAGACCACAGTGCTCTGCCTATGGACGGAACCACACTGACCGAAGCTCTTCACCAGCGTGGCATTAATGTGCGCTACCTCGGCACCGTGCTGGACTTTGTGGACAAGACTCCTGCAAAAACACAACTCGAGTACTTCTAT AGAATAGGAGTAAGTGAGTTGGTTACCAGGTGTGCAAAACATATCTTCAAAACATACCTCCAG ggtGTGGAGCTCTCGGCTCTGTCCGCGGCTGTGAGCCACTTCCTCAACTGCTTCCTGAGCTCCTTCCCTGACGCCGTGGCCCATCTGCCGGCCGACGAGCTGGTGTCCCGCCGGAAGAACCGCAAGCGTCGCAACCGAGTCCCAGGCGGAGGAGACAACACCGCCTGGGCCAGCCTCACGCCCGTGGAGCTGTGGAAGAACATCGTCTCCGAAGCACAAACCTACTACCACTTCACACTGCATTG TGAGAGTGTCGACCAGGCAGTGGAGAAGTACGGCCTCCAGAAGTCCACGCTGTTACGAGAGATCTCCGTCAAAACGGGCATCCAG ATCCTGATTAAGGAGTACAACTTCGACAGCCGCCACAAGCCAGCCTTCACCGAGGAGGACATCCTGAACATCTTCCCTGTAGTCAAACACGTCAACCCTAAAGCCTCCGACGCCTTCCACTTCTTCCAGAGTGGACAGGCTAAGGTGCAACAAG GGTTCCTTAAAGAGGGCTGTGAGCTCATCAACGAGGCCTTAAACCTCTTCAACAACGTGTACGGAGCCATGCACGTGGAGATTTGTGCCTGTCTGCGCCTGCTGGCTCGGCTCAACTACATCATGGGGGATCACCCAGAG gcaCTTAACAACCAACAGAAGGCTGTCTtgatgagtgagagagtgctTGGCATTGAGCACCCTAACACAATTCAAGAATAT ATGCACTTGGCTCTTTACTGCTTTGCCAACGGCCAGCTGTCCACTGCCCTGAAGCTGCTGTATCGTGCCCGCTACCTCAtgctggtggtgtgtggggaGGACCATCCCGAGATGGCTCTGTTAGAT AGCAATATTGGCCTGGTGCTGCATGGTGTAATGGAGTATGACTTGTCGCTGCGTTTCCTGGAGAACGCCTTGGCAATTAACTCTAAATACCACGGTCTCCGCTCCCTAAAAGTGGCACTCAG TCACCACCTTGTGGCGAGAGTATACGAGAGTAAGGCGGAATTCCGTTCTGCACTGCAGCATGAGAAAGAGGGCTACACCATATATAAGAACCAG GTGGGAGAAGCCCATGAAAAGACGAAGGAGAGCTCCGAGTATCTGAAGTACCTTACCCAACAAGCCGTGGCCCTCCAGAGAACCATGAACGAGATCTACAAGAATGGTTCCAATGCCAGTATCATGCCACTCAAA TTCACAGCTCCAAGTATGGCCAGTGTGCTTGAGCAGCTGAACATTATCAATGGCATCATCTTTATTCCTCTGAG CCAAAAGGACCTGGAGAACCTAAAGGCCGAGGTCCAGAGGAGGCAGATGCTTCAGGAGGCTAGCAAGAGCGAGGAGCCGTCGGAGGAAACTCCCATGGAGCCAGAGGACCTGCCCGTGGACGATTAA